From the Candidatus Brocadiaceae bacterium genome, one window contains:
- a CDS encoding VOC family protein, with amino-acid sequence MITGISHACYLVSDLDRAVDFWCNKLGLRKAFDFDLRGGEVRGIFLLAGRRTFVELFEGDPVPLPPNASHKHVSFEVDDMEATVRTLRERGVDVTDIVRGGEGSYQVWVTDPDGIRIELQQFTPQSLQVEAMERLGD; translated from the coding sequence ATGATCACCGGCATTTCGCACGCCTGCTACCTCGTCTCGGACCTGGACCGCGCCGTGGACTTCTGGTGCAACAAGCTGGGGCTGCGCAAGGCGTTCGACTTCGACCTGCGGGGCGGGGAGGTGCGCGGCATCTTCCTGCTGGCCGGGCGGCGCACGTTCGTCGAGCTGTTCGAGGGCGACCCGGTGCCCCTGCCGCCCAACGCCTCGCACAAGCACGTCAGCTTCGAGGTGGACGACATGGAGGCGACCGTGCGCACGCTGCGCGAGCGCGGCGTCGATGTGACCGACATCGTGCGCGGCGGGGAGGGGAGCTACCAGGTCTGGGTGACGGACCCGGACGGCATCCGCATCGAACTGCAGCAGTTCACGCCGCAGAGCTTACAGGTTGAGGCTATGGAACGGCTGGGCGACTGA
- the gndA gene encoding NADP-dependent phosphogluconate dehydrogenase: MNGEYDLVLYGLGVMGENFIRNFARNGYRVIGVNRTVARTELFAKEVANEPIADRVGTAETLVEACRALKSPGGAVLAMIKANDPVVEPLGGIDELFFTGSQARIGETTRSVPPLADLVPPGTVIIDAANSHPSSTARRCAEFARRGILFVGTGVSGGAEGALKGPSIMPGGTREAYEVVGKMLETVSAQVDGPCCTYLGDNEAGHFVKNIHNGIEYGIMQAISEVFFGLQQSLGLSYPELHEIFAKLTAGAHGGYLMEISTAALGMVDAETQQPVLDVIVDRAGQKGTGKWTSQMAFDLGVPVPTIAAALQARIMSSFKPQREKAARRLKHFALSRVTPKKRDELIAAAADALYATMIAAYDQGFWMLQEGSKADPAESGGLFNFTLNMVEIARIWKGGCIIRSKLLDPIREAYLENPKLHSLMMAPYFKDVLVSAKFQKNWRRWVTTMVSLGLPVDSVAASLTYYDTYSTARLPANMIQAQRDTFGEHGFERVDKDGKGYHLNPAR; the protein is encoded by the coding sequence CTGAACGGCGAATACGATCTGGTGCTGTATGGGCTGGGCGTGATGGGCGAGAACTTCATCCGGAACTTCGCCCGGAACGGCTATCGGGTCATCGGCGTCAACCGTACGGTCGCCCGCACGGAGCTGTTCGCGAAGGAAGTCGCCAACGAGCCGATTGCCGACCGTGTGGGGACGGCCGAGACGCTGGTGGAGGCCTGCCGCGCGCTCAAGAGCCCCGGCGGCGCCGTGCTGGCCATGATCAAGGCCAACGACCCGGTCGTGGAGCCCCTGGGCGGCATCGACGAACTGTTCTTCACCGGCTCGCAGGCCCGGATCGGCGAGACCACGCGCAGCGTGCCGCCGCTGGCCGACCTGGTGCCCCCCGGCACCGTCATCATCGACGCGGCCAACTCGCACCCGTCGTCCACCGCCCGGCGCTGCGCCGAGTTCGCCAGGCGCGGCATCCTCTTCGTGGGCACGGGCGTGAGCGGCGGGGCCGAGGGCGCCCTGAAGGGCCCCAGCATCATGCCGGGCGGGACCAGGGAGGCCTACGAGGTCGTCGGTAAGATGCTGGAGACCGTGTCGGCGCAGGTCGACGGCCCCTGCTGCACCTACCTGGGCGACAACGAGGCCGGCCACTTCGTCAAGAACATCCACAACGGGATCGAGTACGGCATCATGCAGGCGATCTCGGAGGTCTTCTTCGGCCTCCAGCAGTCGCTGGGCCTGTCCTACCCGGAGCTGCACGAGATCTTCGCGAAGTTGACGGCCGGCGCGCACGGCGGCTACCTGATGGAGATCTCCACGGCCGCCCTCGGCATGGTGGACGCCGAGACGCAGCAGCCCGTGCTGGACGTGATCGTGGACCGCGCGGGCCAGAAGGGCACCGGCAAGTGGACCTCGCAGATGGCGTTCGACCTGGGCGTGCCCGTGCCGACGATCGCGGCGGCGCTGCAGGCGCGCATCATGAGTTCGTTCAAGCCGCAGCGCGAGAAGGCCGCTCGGCGGCTGAAGCACTTCGCGCTGAGCCGCGTGACGCCGAAGAAGCGCGACGAACTGATCGCCGCCGCGGCAGACGCCCTCTACGCCACCATGATCGCGGCCTACGACCAGGGCTTCTGGATGCTCCAGGAAGGCTCCAAGGCCGACCCGGCGGAGTCCGGCGGGCTCTTCAACTTCACGCTGAACATGGTCGAGATCGCCCGCATCTGGAAGGGCGGCTGCATCATCCGTTCCAAGCTGCTCGACCCGATCCGCGAGGCCTACCTGGAGAACCCGAAGCTGCACAGCCTGATGATGGCGCCGTACTTCAAAGATGTGCTGGTCTCGGCGAAGTTCCAGAAGAACTGGCGCCGGTGGGTGACCACAATGGTCTCCCTGGGCCTGCCGGTGGACTCCGTTGCCGCCTCGCTGACCTACTACGACACCTACAGCACGGCGCGGCTGCCGGCCAACATGATCCAGGCCCAGCGGGACACCTTCGGCGAGCACGGCTTCGAGCGCGTCGACAAGGACGGCAAGGGCTACCACCTCAACCCCGCCCGCTGA
- the mgtE gene encoding magnesium transporter, with product MKNPLLAPELRELIAGGDTGVLKDFCSSTHPAGVAEFLSALEPDEIRQVLSLLDAEPAAEIFHHLDEGMQTETVERLRRSELARIVTHMAPDDRVDLLKRIPEDKQHVLLQALAVAEREDVRRLASYEEGTVGSIMTTEYATLPPSVTVAQAIERLRVAAPDKETIYYAYVVDEARKLLGFVSLKDLILAPPHRRVEDLMHPDVISAGVQDDQESAALLISKYDLLALPVVNGSGALVGIVTHDDATDVLMQENTEDMEKLMAIGGSHEAAAYLRTPAWSHFRNRAGWLVGLAVLGLVSGAIVQSFANLLVQFAILATFMPMLADTGGNTGSQSATLIVRALALGDVRPRDVLRVLAKEFAVSGLLALTLALFCFGRVWLFARGADVTGGLSVARVGFGVALALGLQVVTSTLIGALLPLGAARLRIDPAVVASPALTTIVDITGLLIFFTTAKVVLGI from the coding sequence ATGAAGAACCCTCTCCTCGCACCCGAACTCCGGGAACTCATCGCCGGAGGCGACACCGGCGTCCTGAAGGACTTCTGCAGCTCAACGCACCCCGCCGGAGTGGCCGAGTTCCTATCGGCCCTCGAACCGGACGAGATCCGGCAGGTCCTGTCCCTGCTGGATGCCGAGCCGGCCGCCGAGATCTTCCATCACCTCGACGAGGGCATGCAGACCGAGACCGTCGAGCGCCTCCGGCGCAGCGAACTCGCGCGGATCGTCACGCACATGGCGCCGGACGACCGGGTCGACCTGCTCAAGCGCATCCCGGAGGACAAGCAGCACGTCCTCCTGCAAGCCCTGGCCGTGGCCGAGCGGGAGGACGTCCGTCGTCTGGCGTCCTACGAGGAAGGCACCGTCGGGTCGATCATGACGACGGAATACGCCACGCTGCCGCCGTCGGTCACGGTCGCCCAGGCCATTGAGCGGCTGCGCGTGGCCGCCCCGGACAAGGAGACCATCTACTACGCCTACGTGGTGGACGAGGCCCGCAAGCTCCTGGGCTTCGTCTCACTCAAGGACCTCATCCTGGCCCCGCCCCACAGGCGCGTCGAGGACCTGATGCACCCGGACGTGATCTCCGCCGGCGTGCAGGACGACCAGGAATCCGCCGCCCTGCTCATATCGAAGTACGACCTGCTCGCCCTGCCGGTGGTCAACGGCAGCGGCGCGCTCGTCGGCATCGTGACCCACGACGACGCCACGGACGTGCTCATGCAGGAGAACACCGAGGACATGGAGAAGCTCATGGCCATCGGCGGTTCCCACGAGGCGGCCGCCTACCTGCGCACGCCCGCCTGGAGCCACTTCAGAAACCGCGCCGGGTGGCTCGTCGGCCTGGCGGTCCTGGGCCTGGTCTCGGGGGCCATCGTCCAGAGCTTCGCCAACCTGCTCGTCCAGTTCGCCATCCTGGCGACCTTCATGCCCATGCTGGCCGACACGGGAGGCAACACCGGCAGCCAGTCGGCCACACTGATCGTACGCGCGCTGGCCCTCGGCGACGTGCGGCCCCGCGACGTGCTGCGCGTGCTGGCGAAGGAGTTCGCCGTCTCCGGCCTCCTGGCTCTGACCCTGGCCCTCTTCTGCTTCGGACGCGTGTGGCTGTTTGCGCGGGGTGCCGACGTGACGGGGGGGCTGTCGGTCGCCCGCGTCGGCTTCGGAGTGGCGCTGGCGCTGGGCCTGCAGGTCGTCACCAGCACACTGATCGGAGCCCTTCTGCCGCTGGGAGCGGCCCGACTGAGGATCGACCCGGCCGTGGTCGCCAGCCCGGCCCTGACGACCATCGTGGACATCACCGGGCTGCTGATCTTCTTCACGACCGCAAAGGTCGTGCTCGGCATCTGA
- a CDS encoding methionine synthase: MADGAWGTELAARGLPAGEAPDVWNLQRPDDVRAVAVAYVEAGADIILTNTFGASPLKLAYANLDDRTEEINRRGVELSLEAAAGRALVFASIGPSGALLEPLGTVREEDMVAQFARQARAIAEAGADGIVIETMTALDEAKAALRAVREVCDLPVVVSMTFDRGPRGFATMMGVQPAQAAEKLTAAGADVVGANCGAGIAQIIEVARRMRTGTSLPLWCKPNAGLPRLVGGHTIYEETPEEMVRHVADLVDAGARIIGGCCGTTPAHVRLLAAECARIAGTSTDG; the protein is encoded by the coding sequence GTGGCCGACGGAGCATGGGGGACCGAGCTGGCCGCCCGCGGCCTGCCGGCAGGCGAAGCGCCGGACGTGTGGAACCTCCAGCGCCCGGATGACGTCCGGGCCGTCGCCGTCGCCTACGTGGAGGCCGGGGCGGACATCATCCTGACGAACACCTTCGGCGCCTCGCCGCTGAAGCTGGCCTACGCGAACCTGGACGACCGCACCGAGGAGATCAACCGGCGCGGCGTCGAGTTGTCGCTCGAGGCCGCCGCCGGGCGCGCGCTGGTCTTCGCGTCCATCGGCCCCTCCGGGGCGCTGCTCGAGCCGCTCGGCACGGTGCGCGAAGAGGACATGGTCGCGCAGTTCGCGCGCCAGGCCCGAGCCATCGCCGAGGCCGGTGCCGACGGCATCGTCATCGAGACGATGACCGCCCTGGACGAGGCGAAGGCCGCCCTGCGGGCCGTACGGGAGGTCTGCGACCTGCCGGTGGTCGTCTCCATGACCTTCGACCGGGGCCCCCGGGGGTTCGCCACCATGATGGGTGTGCAGCCGGCCCAGGCGGCCGAGAAGCTGACGGCCGCCGGCGCCGACGTGGTGGGCGCCAACTGCGGGGCCGGGATCGCGCAGATCATCGAGGTGGCGCGCCGGATGCGCACGGGCACTTCCCTGCCGCTCTGGTGCAAGCCGAACGCCGGCCTGCCCCGCCTGGTCGGCGGCCACACGATCTACGAGGAAACGCCGGAGGAGATGGTGCGCCACGTGGCCGACCTGGTGGACGCCGGGGCGCGCATCATCGGGGGATGCTGCGGAACCACACCGGCGCACGTGCGACTGCTGGCGGCCGAGTGCGCCCGGATCGCGGGGACGAGCACGGACGGATAG
- a CDS encoding zinc-binding alcohol dehydrogenase codes for MSRPKTRRVAAIDGSGQFILITEDVPELKPGQVLVKNEATVISPGTELGEVPNRRANPKPDARPRRFGYSSAGVVLEVGEGCDDIAVGAELACMGGGYALHSDYVVVPRNLTVPKPAGLTFEEAAFAHLAATSMHAVRRVEVGLCEHFLVVGLGIVGQIAVQLAAAAGAHVAALDRIEHRLDLADQGGAELVLAGNGDEPERVREFTRGYGLDCALIAFGGDATAVVEMIAGMMKVAPDGHRMGRLGIVGGAQFQTKGWPVAVGNMDIRPSSRPGPGYHDDAWEHGRDYPPVFVQWTTRRNMEDCLRLAEVGKLDFEMLVTHRLPLDDFAEGAEALVSNPASALGVVLKP; via the coding sequence ATGAGCAGGCCGAAGACCAGACGCGTCGCTGCCATCGACGGCAGCGGACAGTTCATTTTGATCACCGAGGACGTGCCCGAGCTGAAGCCCGGCCAGGTGCTCGTGAAGAACGAGGCCACGGTCATCAGCCCCGGGACGGAGCTGGGCGAGGTCCCCAACCGCCGGGCCAACCCCAAGCCGGACGCCCGCCCCCGCCGGTTCGGCTACAGCAGCGCCGGCGTCGTGCTGGAAGTGGGCGAGGGGTGCGACGACATCGCCGTCGGCGCCGAGCTGGCCTGCATGGGCGGCGGGTATGCCCTCCACAGCGACTACGTCGTGGTGCCCCGCAACCTGACGGTGCCCAAGCCGGCCGGCCTGACCTTCGAAGAGGCCGCCTTCGCCCACCTGGCCGCCACGTCCATGCACGCCGTGCGGCGCGTGGAGGTCGGGCTCTGCGAGCACTTCCTGGTGGTGGGCCTCGGCATCGTCGGCCAGATCGCGGTGCAACTGGCCGCCGCCGCCGGCGCGCACGTGGCCGCACTGGACCGCATCGAGCATCGGCTCGACCTGGCCGACCAGGGCGGCGCCGAACTCGTCCTGGCGGGCAACGGCGACGAGCCCGAGCGTGTCCGCGAGTTCACGCGCGGCTACGGGCTGGACTGCGCGCTGATCGCCTTCGGCGGCGACGCCACGGCCGTGGTCGAGATGATCGCCGGCATGATGAAGGTCGCCCCCGACGGCCACCGCATGGGCCGCCTGGGCATCGTCGGCGGCGCCCAGTTCCAGACCAAGGGCTGGCCGGTGGCCGTCGGCAACATGGACATCCGCCCCTCCTCGCGCCCCGGTCCGGGCTATCACGACGACGCCTGGGAGCACGGCCGCGACTATCCGCCCGTGTTCGTGCAGTGGACCACCCGGCGCAACATGGAGGACTGCCTGCGGCTGGCCGAGGTGGGCAAACTCGATTTCGAGATGCTCGTCACGCACAGGCTGCCGCTGGACGACTTCGCCGAGGGAGCCGAGGCGCTCGTCAGCAATCCCGCTTCGGCACTCGGCGTGGTGCTCAAGCCGTAA
- a CDS encoding iron-sulfur cluster assembly scaffold protein: protein MYTEKVMEHFRDPRNMGEVEDADGVGVVGNPVCGDVMRISIRVRDGRLVDVRFKTLGCPAAIATSSITTELAKGKTIEEALKIGRQQVAEMLGGLPPNKMHCSNLAAEGLHKAIEDYLDK from the coding sequence ATGTACACCGAGAAAGTGATGGAGCACTTCCGCGACCCCCGCAACATGGGGGAGGTCGAGGATGCCGACGGCGTGGGTGTCGTCGGCAACCCGGTCTGCGGGGACGTGATGAGGATCTCGATCCGCGTCAGGGATGGACGCCTCGTGGACGTGCGGTTCAAGACGCTCGGCTGCCCGGCCGCCATCGCGACCAGCAGCATCACGACCGAGCTGGCGAAGGGGAAGACCATCGAGGAGGCGCTCAAGATCGGCCGGCAGCAGGTGGCCGAGATGCTCGGGGGGCTGCCGCCCAACAAGATGCACTGCTCGAACCTGGCCGCCGAGGGGCTGCACAAGGCCATCGAGGACTACCTGGACAAATGA
- a CDS encoding diphosphate--fructose-6-phosphate 1-phosphotransferase: protein MAMNVVVAQSGGPTAVINNSVRGVIETLAASPQVDRVYGARMGILGVLRNELVDLTAQDPEQVRRLGQTPSAGSIGSCRYKLAGKGGLFEEDYARITQVFKAHGVGCFFYVGGNDSMDTANRVATMAREQGLDLQGLGLAKTVDNDVGGGLQPDGTFALCDHNPGYGSVARYWAMNVREANEENKASHTSDPVLIMQAMGRKIGFITASARLGDPQRRMPLLVIMPEALSKDDPVANLELITENVNSVLRQAGRCMVVITEGANLGDVQELRDSFGHAQFSASRTTAAQLLMGHLNGMDRTDSSGRSKTRLVVPGIARVDVPGTIQRRDISRASSVDLQEAYQIGVHAAKLALDGRSGVMSTLLRTPGDDYAVTYGDVPLEVVANAERHFPSEWIAESRVDVTDEFVRWARPIIGDPLPEFTEFAPKMAPAAGLGDYTPQGLRR from the coding sequence ATGGCAATGAACGTCGTCGTGGCGCAGTCGGGCGGACCGACCGCCGTCATCAATAACTCGGTGCGGGGCGTCATCGAGACGCTGGCTGCCTCGCCGCAGGTCGACCGGGTCTACGGCGCCCGCATGGGCATCCTGGGAGTGCTCCGCAACGAACTGGTGGACCTCACCGCCCAGGACCCCGAGCAGGTCCGCCGGCTGGGGCAGACGCCGTCGGCCGGCTCGATCGGCAGTTGCCGCTACAAACTGGCCGGCAAGGGGGGGCTGTTCGAGGAAGACTACGCCCGCATCACCCAGGTCTTCAAGGCCCACGGCGTCGGCTGCTTCTTCTACGTCGGCGGCAACGACTCGATGGACACCGCCAACCGCGTCGCCACCATGGCGCGCGAGCAGGGGCTGGACCTCCAGGGCCTCGGCCTGGCCAAGACCGTCGACAACGACGTCGGCGGCGGGCTCCAGCCGGACGGCACCTTCGCCCTGTGCGACCATAACCCCGGCTACGGCAGCGTGGCCCGCTACTGGGCCATGAACGTGCGCGAGGCCAACGAGGAGAACAAGGCCAGCCACACCAGCGATCCCGTGCTGATCATGCAGGCGATGGGCCGCAAGATCGGTTTCATCACAGCCTCGGCCCGCCTGGGCGACCCCCAGCGCAGGATGCCGCTGCTGGTCATCATGCCCGAGGCGCTCAGCAAGGACGACCCGGTTGCCAACCTCGAACTGATTACCGAGAACGTCAACTCCGTCCTGCGCCAGGCCGGGCGCTGCATGGTCGTCATCACCGAGGGCGCCAACCTGGGCGACGTGCAGGAACTGCGCGACAGCTTCGGCCACGCTCAGTTCAGCGCGTCCCGCACAACGGCCGCCCAGCTCCTGATGGGCCACCTGAACGGCATGGACCGCACCGACTCCTCCGGGCGCTCCAAGACGCGCCTCGTCGTGCCGGGCATCGCACGGGTCGACGTGCCGGGCACGATCCAGCGGCGCGACATCTCCCGGGCCTCGTCGGTCGATCTGCAGGAGGCCTACCAGATCGGCGTGCACGCGGCGAAGCTGGCGCTGGACGGCCGCAGCGGCGTCATGTCCACCCTGCTGCGCACGCCGGGCGACGACTACGCCGTGACCTACGGCGACGTGCCGCTGGAGGTCGTTGCGAATGCCGAACGCCACTTCCCGTCCGAGTGGATCGCCGAGAGCCGGGTGGACGTGACCGACGAGTTCGTGCGGTGGGCGCGTCCGATCATCGGCGACCCGCTGCCGGAGTTCACCGAGTTTGCCCCGAAGATGGCCCCCGCGGCCGGACTCGGCGACTACACGCCCCAGGGCCTGCGCCGCTGA
- a CDS encoding HAD family hydrolase, with translation MAFQGVLTDEQIAQDPQQQVRQWQRKRDFAICIDTDGCTLDNMWAKQVVVFHPHFMDFNGLRGIEMFFRLHAEHHNLWGKTRGCDRYLAVRHTLASLLDDPQATEAMPVDHVRDLLASVQRYVDFIDASGGRWGFGIPSLRHFHEQNGLDYNITRLLGWSEAVDRTFPFVTLGMAPFAGVRETLEYLSAKADILVVSATPYRDLAQWWTRTGLADYVGAIAGKEMGKKNEHIRLLKEAGGYGDDQVIMVGDGGGDLKAAQANNAMFYPTPAGKEQEAWQNAREAFDAFFEGRYCGAMEDEKVAEFQNILLEKGPWQLPGYDARQAYRELQDKRAATYRELHPDGTLLTV, from the coding sequence ATGGCGTTCCAGGGAGTGCTGACCGACGAGCAGATCGCTCAGGACCCTCAGCAGCAGGTCCGGCAGTGGCAGCGGAAGCGTGACTTCGCCATCTGCATCGACACGGACGGCTGCACGCTCGACAACATGTGGGCGAAGCAGGTCGTCGTCTTCCACCCGCATTTCATGGACTTCAACGGCCTGCGCGGGATCGAGATGTTCTTCCGCCTGCACGCCGAGCATCACAACCTGTGGGGCAAGACCCGCGGCTGCGACCGCTACCTGGCCGTGCGCCACACCCTGGCGTCCCTGCTGGACGACCCGCAGGCGACCGAGGCGATGCCCGTCGACCACGTCCGCGATCTGCTGGCGTCGGTCCAGCGCTACGTGGACTTCATCGACGCGAGCGGCGGACGCTGGGGGTTCGGCATCCCCTCGCTGCGCCACTTCCACGAGCAGAACGGGCTGGACTACAACATCACGCGGCTGCTCGGCTGGAGCGAGGCGGTGGACCGGACGTTCCCGTTCGTCACGCTCGGCATGGCGCCGTTCGCCGGCGTGCGCGAGACGCTCGAATACCTGAGCGCGAAGGCCGACATCCTGGTCGTCTCGGCCACGCCGTACCGCGACCTGGCCCAGTGGTGGACGCGCACCGGACTGGCCGACTACGTGGGCGCCATCGCCGGCAAGGAGATGGGCAAGAAGAACGAGCACATCCGCCTGCTGAAGGAGGCCGGCGGCTACGGCGACGACCAGGTCATCATGGTCGGCGACGGCGGCGGAGATCTGAAGGCGGCCCAGGCCAACAACGCGATGTTCTACCCCACGCCCGCCGGCAAGGAGCAGGAGGCCTGGCAAAACGCCCGCGAGGCCTTCGACGCCTTCTTCGAGGGCCGCTACTGCGGCGCCATGGAGGACGAGAAGGTGGCGGAGTTCCAGAACATCCTCCTGGAGAAGGGCCCCTGGCAACTGCCCGGCTACGACGCGCGCCAGGCCTATCGCGAACTGCAGGACAAGCGGGCGGCCACCTACCGGGAGCTTCACCCGGACGGCACGCTGCTGACGGTGTGA